A section of the Clostridium sp. TW13 genome encodes:
- a CDS encoding peptidoglycan bridge formation glycyltransferase FemA/FemB family protein: MYKFIETTEDNINSFNLNNSKGHIFQTSYWASLKKDWKHKYIIGYDESDNIILTATMLLRKAPYINAYMGYIPRGFICDYSNNKILIDFTEYLRDFSKRNKIAFITIDPDIHLSENEQIISEGESTKEFLRSLGYKNSDSKNFEGIQPNFVFRLPLEVGDDKNKIKNSTFKNFSSKTRYNIKVAEDRGLICEVYDKENLDEDVLTTFHDIMVTTGKRDNFIVRNRQYFRDMIEDLAPHCRLYMIKYSYQKDSERLNEKLQKQEQVKERAIPKIEELKSKLATETDEDKSQKLNKKIQDQENKLKEAERQIEGFKNKLSEIEPYKGKEIYLSGSIYLYYGNKAWYLYGASENILRDTMPNFLMQWAMIQDSIDLDCSIYDFRGVSGDLNPENPLYGLYKFKKGFNGNFVEFIGEFDLVINNFIYSLYKKAFPKFKEMRNKLMNKRQK; the protein is encoded by the coding sequence TTGTATAAATTTATTGAAACTACTGAGGATAATATAAATTCATTTAATCTTAATAATTCTAAAGGACATATATTCCAAACGTCTTATTGGGCTTCTTTGAAAAAGGATTGGAAACATAAATATATAATAGGCTATGATGAATCTGATAATATAATTCTTACAGCAACCATGCTTCTTAGAAAAGCTCCATATATAAATGCATATATGGGTTATATACCAAGAGGCTTTATTTGTGATTATTCTAACAATAAAATATTAATTGATTTTACTGAATACCTAAGAGATTTTTCTAAGAGAAACAAAATTGCTTTTATTACTATAGATCCAGATATTCATTTATCAGAAAACGAACAAATTATTTCTGAAGGAGAATCTACAAAAGAATTTTTAAGAAGTTTAGGTTATAAAAATTCCGACTCTAAAAACTTTGAAGGAATCCAACCAAACTTTGTTTTCAGACTGCCTCTAGAAGTTGGAGATGATAAAAACAAAATCAAAAATTCTACATTTAAAAACTTTTCATCTAAAACAAGATATAATATAAAAGTTGCTGAAGATAGAGGTCTTATCTGTGAAGTATATGATAAAGAAAATCTTGATGAAGATGTATTAACTACTTTCCACGATATCATGGTTACTACTGGGAAAAGAGATAATTTTATAGTTAGAAATAGGCAATACTTTAGAGATATGATTGAGGATTTAGCTCCTCATTGTAGATTGTATATGATTAAATATAGTTACCAAAAGGATTCTGAAAGACTTAATGAAAAACTTCAAAAACAAGAACAAGTTAAGGAAAGAGCTATCCCAAAGATTGAAGAATTAAAATCTAAACTAGCAACCGAAACCGATGAAGATAAATCACAAAAACTTAATAAGAAAATTCAAGATCAAGAGAATAAATTAAAAGAAGCTGAAAGACAAATTGAAGGCTTTAAAAACAAGTTATCTGAAATAGAACCATACAAAGGCAAAGAAATTTATTTATCTGGCTCCATTTATTTATATTATGGAAATAAAGCTTGGTATCTATATGGTGCATCTGAAAATATTCTTAGAGATACAATGCCAAATTTCCTTATGCAGTGGGCCATGATTCAAGACAGTATTGATCTTGATTGCTCCATATATGACTTTAGAGGCGTTTCCGGAGATTTAAATCCTGAAAACCCACTATATGGACTATATAAATTCAAAAAGGGCTTTAACGGCAATTTCGTAGAATTTATTGGTGAATTTGATTTAGTTATTAATAATTTTATATATAGTCTTTACAAAAAAGCCTTTCCTAAATTTAAAGAAATGCGAAATAAACTTATGAATAAAAGACAAAAGTAA
- a CDS encoding HAD family hydrolase, whose translation MLTNIEAVIFDLDGTLIDSIGVWNKIDIDYLNKYGKERPKNLQQKISHLTFKETAQYFQQTFNINEPIEKIIGDWHDMALDSYKNETPLKSGAKEFLEFLHKSKIKIGLATSNSIDLLETALKSHDIYDLFDTITTTAEVSRNKDFPDVYLLAAKKLNIPPEHCLVFEDLPVAILGAKKGGMKVVGVYDDHNKESWNYIQQISDFSIKDYTELFAYFQIPK comes from the coding sequence ATGCTAACCAATATAGAAGCTGTTATTTTTGATTTGGATGGTACACTAATAGATTCAATTGGTGTTTGGAATAAAATAGACATAGATTATTTAAATAAGTATGGCAAGGAACGTCCAAAAAATCTTCAACAAAAAATATCACATCTTACTTTTAAGGAAACTGCTCAATATTTTCAACAAACTTTTAACATAAATGAGCCTATTGAAAAAATCATAGGTGATTGGCATGACATGGCATTAGATTCCTATAAAAATGAAACACCTTTAAAATCTGGCGCAAAGGAGTTTCTAGAATTTTTACATAAATCCAAAATAAAAATAGGACTAGCTACTAGTAATTCTATTGACTTACTAGAAACTGCTCTTAAAAGTCATGATATATATGATTTATTTGATACTATAACAACTACTGCTGAAGTATCTCGAAATAAAGACTTTCCTGATGTATATTTGCTTGCCGCTAAAAAACTTAATATACCTCCAGAACATTGTTTAGTATTTGAAGACCTACCAGTTGCTATTTTGGGTGCTAAAAAAGGCGGTATGAAGGTTGTAGGAGTGTATGATGATCATAATAAAGAATCTTGGAACTACATTCAACAGATATCTGATTTCAGCATAAAAGATTATACTGAACTTTTTGCTTATTTTCAAATACCAAAATAA
- a CDS encoding LicD family protein: MKRDFNQMFPDEREKYEAEGNLKQAQYIMLRILKIVSTILDDNNITYWLIGGTLLGAIRHKGFIPWDDDMDIAILKADYDKAMKALQENLPDDLFLQTLETDKDYIIPWIKVKDNNSYLREYRPGNYHKGIFVDIFPMQYVIEDEKEVQRVRNQMNSLHALYTEIKEPFYKVESFKMFLKNIIRLVIKICTFPVVLMGKKRINRMIRNSCDKRSKKVEDKESGKLDYYIGSLYFTNRVDTETIFPLKKLPFEDFEFCVPNDWHRSLVDQFGDYMQMPPESERIYHNLEIIPQLNKNKVNERK, from the coding sequence ATGAAGAGGGATTTTAATCAAATGTTTCCTGATGAAAGAGAAAAATATGAGGCGGAAGGAAACTTAAAGCAGGCACAGTATATTATGCTTAGAATATTAAAAATAGTGTCTACAATTCTGGATGATAATAATATTACATATTGGTTAATTGGAGGAACATTATTAGGAGCAATCAGGCATAAAGGCTTCATACCATGGGATGATGATATGGATATAGCTATTCTAAAAGCAGATTATGATAAGGCAATGAAAGCGTTACAAGAAAACTTGCCAGATGATTTGTTCCTTCAAACTTTAGAAACAGATAAGGATTATATTATTCCTTGGATAAAGGTAAAGGATAACAATAGTTATTTAAGAGAGTATAGACCTGGAAATTATCATAAAGGAATATTTGTAGATATATTTCCTATGCAGTATGTTATAGAAGATGAAAAAGAAGTACAGAGAGTTAGAAATCAAATGAATTCATTGCATGCGTTATATACAGAGATAAAAGAACCTTTTTATAAAGTAGAGTCTTTTAAAATGTTCTTAAAGAATATAATTAGATTAGTTATAAAGATATGTACTTTTCCTGTAGTTCTTATGGGTAAAAAAAGAATTAATAGAATGATTAGAAATTCATGTGATAAACGTTCTAAAAAGGTTGAAGATAAGGAAAGTGGTAAGTTAGATTACTATATTGGAAGTTTATACTTTACCAATAGAGTAGATACTGAGACTATTTTCCCACTTAAAAAGTTACCATTTGAAGATTTTGAATTCTGTGTTCCTAATGATTGGCATAGATCTTTAGTTGACCAATTTGGGGATTATATGCAGATGCCACCAGAAAGTGAAAGGATATACCACAATTTAGAGATAATTCCACAGTTAAATAAGAATAAGGTGAATGAAAGGAAATAA
- a CDS encoding oligosaccharide flippase family protein gives MSNEKSIYKNTIYSILLRVFNIAVPVIVGAYPLNIFGADLMGTANYSESIYNYFMIFASFGMYNYALREISRIRNDKKKVAQMLTSFFIFGVVTHLVVAVVYFAFITVRFKGQFIYPVAILYGINMIHHLFYIEWLNEAQENYNFITIKTIVNRCIYIVLLFTLVRTKNDFLIYVFLNTLNLFLNNIISYWYIKRSIPFDFSNIEIKKHIRPLAYIAVIANADILYTQLDKVLLGASSKKGLYSSVALYNTPQLIVSLITPMILSIVAVTVPRLSNVIYEKGNEEYEKLLSKITTICFMFLFPVGIGLCLYSRETILLYARNKEFIGAINVLQIFSIYLIITGIGSVFTNQIMYVKKKETVLFKLLLVCGVLNVIFKIALSKLGTFTPVTAILTTTISNFILIVMQYIYIRTKLKMEFNIFNWEKMKYFVYSLLFIPITLLLRGLNLSTLLMAIIGVSVNGLLYMGILYFTKDSVFLTLLEKITKKAR, from the coding sequence ATGAGCAATGAAAAATCAATATATAAAAATACTATTTACAGCATATTATTAAGAGTCTTTAACATAGCTGTTCCGGTAATAGTTGGTGCATATCCACTAAACATATTTGGGGCAGATTTAATGGGTACTGCCAATTATAGTGAATCAATATATAATTATTTCATGATTTTTGCAAGTTTTGGTATGTACAATTATGCTCTAAGGGAAATAAGCAGAATTAGAAATGATAAGAAAAAAGTTGCTCAAATGTTAACTAGCTTCTTTATATTTGGCGTAGTAACACATTTGGTTGTAGCTGTAGTTTATTTCGCATTCATAACTGTTAGATTCAAGGGACAATTTATTTATCCAGTAGCTATTTTATATGGCATAAATATGATTCATCATTTGTTTTATATTGAGTGGCTAAATGAAGCTCAAGAGAATTATAACTTTATAACTATAAAAACTATAGTGAATAGATGCATTTATATAGTTCTATTATTTACATTGGTTAGAACTAAGAATGATTTTTTAATCTATGTTTTTCTTAACACACTTAATCTTTTTTTGAATAATATTATAAGCTATTGGTATATTAAAAGATCAATTCCATTTGATTTTTCTAATATAGAAATAAAGAAACATATAAGACCTTTAGCATATATAGCAGTTATTGCAAATGCAGATATACTATATACACAATTAGATAAAGTACTATTAGGAGCTTCTTCTAAAAAAGGGCTTTATTCATCTGTAGCACTTTATAATACACCTCAACTGATAGTAAGTTTAATTACTCCAATGATATTATCAATTGTAGCTGTAACTGTACCTAGGTTATCTAATGTAATATATGAGAAAGGAAACGAAGAATATGAAAAGTTATTATCAAAAATAACAACTATATGCTTTATGTTTTTATTTCCTGTAGGTATAGGATTATGCTTATATTCAAGAGAAACTATATTGTTATATGCAAGAAATAAGGAGTTCATAGGAGCAATTAATGTATTGCAGATATTTTCAATATATTTAATTATTACAGGGATAGGCTCAGTATTTACAAATCAAATTATGTATGTAAAGAAAAAAGAAACTGTATTATTTAAACTTTTATTGGTATGTGGAGTTTTGAATGTGATCTTTAAAATTGCTTTAAGTAAGTTAGGAACTTTTACACCAGTAACAGCTATTTTAACGACAACTATATCTAATTTTATATTAATAGTGATGCAGTATATTTATATTAGAACTAAGCTGAAAATGGAGTTTAATATTTTTAATTGGGAAAAGATGAAGTATTTTGTATATTCTCTATTATTTATACCAATTACATTGTTGCTTAGGGGGTTAAATTTAAGTACATTATTAATGGCAATAATAGGTGTATCAGTAAATGGACTACTATACATGGGAATATTGTATTTTACAAAAGATAGTGTTTTCTTAACTTTACTAGAGAAGATAACTAAGAAAGCTAGATAA
- a CDS encoding peptidylprolyl isomerase — protein MEDKVIAIVAGKEIRESDLNEVIARYPAEQQGMFQSEQGKKQVLEQMIGFELVNKFGRENNYEESEEYKVQLEKIKADLLTQVVINKLISEVTVTEEEVKKYYDDNAEAFVEPARVSAKHILVDSEESANEIRKEILAGLSFEDAARKYSSCPSKEQGGNLGEFSKGMMVPEFEEAAFQLPIGEISVPVKTQFGYHLVQVDSKYEESTKSFDEVKTMVLSKLLQERQQKKYFDFLKGLSANYGVEYK, from the coding sequence ATGGAAGATAAAGTTATAGCTATAGTAGCAGGAAAAGAAATAAGAGAAAGTGATTTGAATGAGGTTATAGCAAGATATCCAGCTGAACAACAAGGAATGTTTCAATCAGAGCAAGGGAAAAAACAAGTTTTGGAACAAATGATTGGATTTGAATTGGTTAACAAATTCGGAAGAGAAAATAATTATGAGGAATCTGAAGAATATAAAGTTCAATTAGAAAAGATAAAAGCAGACTTATTAACACAAGTAGTAATAAATAAATTAATCTCAGAAGTTACAGTAACAGAAGAAGAAGTTAAAAAGTATTATGATGATAATGCAGAAGCTTTTGTAGAACCAGCTAGAGTTTCAGCAAAGCATATATTAGTAGATTCAGAAGAATCAGCAAATGAAATAAGAAAAGAAATTTTAGCAGGGTTAAGCTTTGAAGATGCAGCAAGAAAGTATTCTTCATGTCCTTCTAAAGAACAAGGTGGAAATTTAGGAGAGTTCTCAAAAGGAATGATGGTTCCAGAATTTGAAGAAGCAGCATTTCAATTGCCAATAGGAGAAATAAGTGTGCCAGTTAAAACTCAATTTGGATACCACTTAGTTCAAGTAGATTCAAAATATGAAGAAAGTACTAAGAGTTTTGATGAAGTTAAAACTATGGTTTTATCTAAGTTATTACAAGAAAGACAACAAAAGAAATATTTTGATTTTCTTAAAGGATTGTCAGCAAACTATGGGGTAGAATATAAATAA
- a CDS encoding glycosyltransferase yields MKKILFVIDTLEGAGAEKVLINILKNMDYTRFEVDLLLIFKCGAFLKDVPKEVNILNIYNDYKNKPFKKVYSILFHRSIYKKVVKKQYDVEVAFLDASPVFFVAHSPNKKSKKIAWIHIDRLQSKPIIHRIQNEELYLPFDKIICVSNQVKESFSTLFKNIEDRKLKTIYNPIDSADIMKKIDEKREERNLLTFTSVGRLTYQKGYDILLKVHKRLIDEGLVHKIEILGQGPEKDKLQEMIEQYNVKDTFILLGFQQNPYRIVNNSDGFICSSRYEGFSLAIAEALVLGKPVVSTDVAGPMELLDKGKYGLLVENTEQGLYEGLKKFILDEELRNKYAEKAMERREFFDIKKVMHEIEDLFD; encoded by the coding sequence ATGAAAAAGATATTATTTGTGATAGATACTTTAGAAGGAGCAGGTGCAGAAAAAGTTTTAATAAATATATTAAAGAATATGGATTATACTAGATTTGAAGTGGATTTGCTATTAATTTTTAAATGTGGTGCATTTTTAAAGGATGTCCCTAAAGAAGTAAATATATTAAATATATATAATGATTATAAAAATAAGCCATTCAAAAAGGTATATTCAATTTTATTTCATCGAAGTATTTATAAGAAAGTAGTAAAAAAACAATATGATGTGGAAGTTGCATTTTTAGATGCAAGTCCTGTATTTTTTGTAGCTCATAGTCCAAATAAAAAATCTAAAAAGATAGCATGGATTCATATAGATAGATTGCAAAGTAAACCAATCATACATAGAATTCAAAATGAAGAATTATATTTGCCTTTTGATAAAATTATATGTGTATCCAATCAAGTAAAAGAATCTTTTAGTACTTTGTTTAAAAATATTGAAGATAGAAAATTAAAGACTATATATAACCCTATAGATTCTGCAGATATAATGAAGAAAATAGATGAAAAAAGAGAAGAGAGAAATCTATTAACATTTACTAGTGTAGGTAGACTTACATATCAAAAAGGATATGATATTTTGTTAAAGGTTCACAAAAGATTAATTGATGAAGGACTAGTTCATAAAATTGAGATATTAGGTCAGGGACCAGAAAAAGATAAATTGCAAGAAATGATTGAACAATATAATGTTAAAGATACATTTATATTATTAGGATTTCAGCAAAATCCATATAGGATAGTAAATAATTCAGATGGTTTTATATGCTCATCAAGATATGAAGGATTTTCTCTAGCAATAGCAGAAGCTTTAGTACTGGGAAAACCAGTAGTATCAACTGATGTTGCTGGACCAATGGAGTTATTAGATAAAGGAAAGTATGGATTATTAGTAGAAAACACAGAGCAAGGATTATATGAAGGCTTAAAGAAGTTTATTCTTGATGAGGAACTTAGAAATAAATATGCTGAGAAGGCAATGGAAAGACGAGAATTTTTTGATATTAAAAAGGTTATGCATGAAATAGAAGATTTATTTGACTAA